The proteins below come from a single Desulfovulcanus ferrireducens genomic window:
- a CDS encoding TMEM165/GDT1 family protein yields MDFKLLLTTFGTLFLAELGDKTQLACIMMAAKTQKPWTVFVGSSLALISVSFLGVLFANFICHYISGDLIKKIAASGFVLVGILMFFDKI; encoded by the coding sequence ATGGACTTTAAACTGCTATTAACCACATTTGGGACTTTATTCCTAGCCGAACTAGGAGATAAAACCCAGCTGGCCTGTATAATGATGGCTGCCAAAACCCAAAAACCATGGACGGTTTTTGTAGGCTCTTCCCTTGCCCTTATTAGTGTAAGTTTCTTAGGCGTACTCTTCGCCAATTTTATTTGCCACTATATTTCCGGCGATTTAATCAAGAAAATCGCTGCCTCTGGTTTTGTCCTAGTAGGCATTTTAATGTTTTTTGATAAGATATAA
- a CDS encoding inorganic phosphate transporter translates to MDLYDLFFYLSLGAGFLMAFNLGANDVANSMASAVGARAITVRQAVFIAGILNFVGAVFLGSHVTATISKGIINAQYITDPKIIMIGMFAALLSAALWVLVATLTALPVSSTHSIVGGILGFGLVAGGPSVVNWLKMGGIVLSWIISPFFAATIAYLIFTHIRRTIFFRREFIKQAQKWGPIWMGLTIFLIALSFLYKTPIGKKLHLPWSISLLIALALATFVWALGNYFVKKIVTDKLEGAEGVELIFRRLQVGTSCYVALSQGANDVANAIGPVAAIYLISKQHMLLAKAEIPTYILVLGGLGIAVGITVLGHKVMATVGEKITTLTNTRGFAVDFGAASTVLAASNLGLPVSTTHAAVGAVVGVGLARGFSAVDFKVLGRIVVYWVLTVPIAALTSIIIFQILKWIIY, encoded by the coding sequence ATGGATCTTTACGATCTTTTCTTCTATCTTTCGCTAGGGGCCGGTTTTCTTATGGCCTTTAATCTGGGAGCGAATGACGTGGCCAATTCCATGGCATCCGCAGTTGGTGCCAGGGCCATCACAGTGCGGCAGGCAGTTTTTATTGCCGGCATTTTAAACTTTGTCGGCGCTGTTTTTTTAGGCTCTCATGTAACAGCCACCATCAGCAAAGGCATTATCAATGCCCAATATATCACTGACCCCAAAATAATCATGATAGGGATGTTTGCCGCCCTTCTATCTGCAGCCCTGTGGGTGCTCGTAGCCACCCTGACTGCCTTGCCTGTATCATCCACCCACTCCATTGTCGGTGGAATATTAGGCTTCGGCCTCGTGGCTGGCGGACCCTCTGTGGTCAACTGGTTAAAAATGGGAGGTATTGTTCTCTCCTGGATTATTTCTCCTTTCTTTGCAGCGACAATAGCCTACCTGATCTTTACCCACATTCGCAGAACCATTTTCTTTCGTCGCGAGTTTATCAAACAAGCCCAGAAGTGGGGGCCTATCTGGATGGGGCTGACTATTTTTTTAATTGCCTTATCTTTTCTTTATAAAACCCCGATTGGTAAAAAGCTGCACCTGCCCTGGTCAATTTCCCTGCTCATTGCCCTGGCCCTGGCTACATTTGTCTGGGCTCTCGGAAATTACTTCGTAAAAAAAATCGTTACCGATAAACTGGAAGGAGCTGAAGGGGTAGAGCTTATCTTTCGCCGTCTGCAGGTTGGCACTTCCTGTTACGTTGCTCTCTCTCAAGGCGCCAACGATGTAGCCAATGCCATTGGTCCGGTTGCAGCCATCTATCTAATATCCAAGCAACATATGCTCCTGGCTAAAGCCGAGATTCCAACCTATATTCTGGTTCTGGGCGGACTAGGCATCGCAGTTGGAATAACGGTCCTGGGACATAAAGTCATGGCCACAGTGGGCGAAAAGATAACCACTTTGACCAACACACGTGGATTTGCCGTGGACTTTGGCGCGGCCAGTACCGTTTTGGCCGCATCCAATCTTGGGTTGCCGGTTTCAACCACCCATGCTGCGGTAGGAGCTGTGGTCGGTGTTGGCTTGGCCAGGGGATTTTCTGCTGTGGACTTCAAGGTTCTTGGCAGAATCGTTGTCTATTGGGTGCTCACCGTGCCCATTGCAGCGCTGACCAGTATAATTATTTTTCAAATATTGAAATGGATTATCTATTAA
- a CDS encoding DUF47 domain-containing protein, translating to MLRIPFFGLLTPRSPMEGLVEHYDKIAGCVKIIKESLECYVSGGGACREFQELAREIDQIENHADKIKRNIRNHLPRSLFMAVDKTLFLNYTKSQDNILDSAQDALQWLGMRQVVIPEGFQKDLIFLIDEVGSATELLGPALKATIAFVHGEILDREGTKEKYRAVRHQRYQIQRAKRELTIKIYNSDLDFKDIYQLIHFVDCLDNMGHNCENCADILRAMIAR from the coding sequence ATGCTAAGGATACCTTTTTTTGGTCTATTAACTCCACGTTCACCCATGGAAGGCTTGGTAGAGCACTATGATAAAATAGCTGGATGCGTAAAAATTATCAAAGAATCTCTGGAATGCTACGTATCTGGAGGCGGAGCTTGTCGCGAGTTTCAGGAACTGGCCAGAGAAATTGACCAAATTGAAAACCACGCGGACAAAATCAAACGAAATATCCGCAACCATCTGCCAAGAAGTCTATTCATGGCTGTGGATAAAACACTCTTTTTAAATTATACCAAAAGCCAGGACAATATCCTGGATTCAGCCCAGGACGCACTACAGTGGCTAGGTATGCGTCAAGTGGTTATTCCTGAAGGATTTCAAAAAGACCTCATCTTTTTAATTGATGAAGTTGGTTCAGCTACAGAATTATTAGGCCCGGCACTGAAAGCCACGATCGCCTTTGTCCATGGAGAGATATTAGACCGCGAGGGAACTAAAGAAAAATATCGTGCTGTGCGTCACCAAAGGTACCAAATACAACGTGCCAAACGAGAATTGACCATTAAAATCTATAACTCAGACCTGGACTTTAAAGATATCTATCAACTCATCCATTTTGTGGACTGCCTGGATAATATGGGCCATAATTGTGAGAACTGTGCGGATATCTTAAGGGCCATGATCGCCAGATAG
- a CDS encoding LPS-assembly protein LptD, with protein MFIFSRLIILLLSLGVVTCAFAREIPWQLEADKVVAQKDAGLVEASGSVFLFKGDDYLQADYARFYPDTHWVYLRGHVKIKWQEDYLQAEEAEFDLKNKVGWLKNGQIFLAKENIYFKGEQLEKTGKDTYKFKEATVTSCNGERPPWSFKTSEGELTIDGYAKLWNPRFQVKGKPVLYAPYLIVPVKTKRQSGLLIPQISHSDRLGLNINQPYYQVIDDENDFTIFENYYSQKGFMHGLEFRHTPNLVTKGLWRFDYLKDKKEKTEADEDPQFQGDGLIRPNTDRFWLRGKYNGYLFSPEWKTKIDLDLVSDQNYLREFHSGLSGFKRTRREMLKQFGRDIEDNDDLTRTNTLSLSRNWTNFGLDARIVYTQNLKYANNNLDPAKNPTLQRLPELNLDIYKTPIAGTPLEFEAENQLVYFWREYGTRGTRIDLHPKISLPLKTSYLTLIPKVGWRQTLYFIDKFENDPQDRDTQHRQQSRGIYDLALSASTEMFRLYDLETDAKLEKPGQSEWTMLKHTITPKLDYTYIPEKDQVELPYFDSVDRIGAKDQLTYSLINLVTRRKDTLVADAETNSTIINKDYLDFLRLKLKQSYDFREARRKTDLDNYPRRPFSDLLADLTLKPDRYLSLTSKTYYSFYLSKVTEHEHYLTLTWPEKISVWFGLDFQEKIDEYKRKRENRLKILNLGSQVDFIPNWRARISYSKDLELDQELMRSLTLTYLHQCFTLDLIFTRTDFEDRYELRLNLLNLGSIGG; from the coding sequence ATGTTTATCTTTTCCCGTTTGATTATTCTGCTTCTAAGCCTGGGTGTAGTAACTTGCGCCTTTGCCAGGGAAATTCCCTGGCAATTGGAAGCGGATAAGGTAGTAGCCCAAAAAGATGCCGGATTGGTGGAAGCATCCGGGTCTGTTTTCCTCTTTAAAGGAGATGATTATCTACAGGCCGACTATGCCCGCTTTTATCCGGATACTCACTGGGTCTATTTACGCGGCCACGTCAAAATCAAATGGCAGGAAGATTATCTACAGGCTGAAGAAGCTGAATTTGATTTAAAAAATAAAGTAGGCTGGCTCAAAAACGGTCAGATATTCCTGGCCAAAGAAAATATTTACTTTAAAGGGGAACAACTGGAGAAAACGGGAAAAGATACTTACAAATTCAAAGAGGCCACAGTGACCAGTTGTAATGGCGAACGTCCGCCCTGGTCATTTAAAACCTCTGAGGGAGAACTGACCATTGATGGCTATGCAAAGCTCTGGAACCCTCGCTTCCAGGTAAAAGGTAAACCTGTCCTTTACGCTCCATACCTGATTGTGCCGGTTAAAACCAAGCGCCAAAGCGGTCTTCTGATTCCTCAAATAAGCCACAGTGACCGTCTGGGCTTGAACATCAACCAACCCTACTATCAGGTAATTGATGATGAAAACGATTTCACTATTTTTGAAAATTATTACAGCCAGAAAGGATTCATGCATGGCCTGGAATTTCGGCATACTCCAAATCTTGTCACCAAAGGACTCTGGCGCTTTGACTATTTAAAGGACAAAAAAGAAAAGACCGAAGCCGACGAAGATCCTCAATTTCAGGGTGACGGCCTGATTAGACCCAACACGGACCGTTTCTGGCTTCGAGGAAAATATAATGGTTATCTTTTCTCTCCCGAGTGGAAGACCAAGATAGACCTGGATCTGGTTTCTGATCAAAACTACTTACGCGAATTTCACAGTGGTCTTTCCGGCTTTAAGCGGACCAGAAGAGAAATGCTAAAACAATTTGGTCGGGATATCGAGGACAATGACGATCTTACCCGCACCAATACCTTGAGTCTGTCCAGAAACTGGACTAATTTTGGTCTTGACGCACGCATAGTCTATACTCAAAACCTTAAATATGCCAACAACAATCTGGATCCGGCCAAAAACCCCACACTTCAACGTTTGCCAGAACTAAACCTGGATATTTATAAAACACCCATTGCTGGTACTCCCCTTGAATTTGAAGCCGAAAATCAATTGGTCTATTTTTGGCGAGAATATGGGACAAGAGGAACCAGAATTGACCTCCATCCCAAAATAAGCCTTCCTCTCAAAACCAGCTATCTCACTCTTATCCCCAAGGTCGGCTGGCGACAAACACTTTATTTCATTGATAAATTTGAAAATGACCCACAAGATAGAGACACACAGCACAGGCAACAATCAAGGGGAATTTATGACCTAGCCCTCAGCGCTAGTACTGAGATGTTTCGTCTCTATGATCTTGAGACCGACGCAAAGCTCGAAAAACCTGGCCAGTCAGAGTGGACCATGCTCAAGCACACAATAACCCCGAAGCTTGATTACACTTATATTCCGGAAAAAGACCAGGTTGAACTACCCTATTTTGATTCTGTAGACCGCATCGGGGCCAAAGACCAGTTAACCTATTCTCTGATCAACTTGGTTACCCGCCGCAAAGACACGCTGGTTGCTGATGCAGAGACCAATTCCACGATCATCAACAAGGATTATCTTGATTTCTTGCGCCTAAAACTCAAACAAAGCTATGATTTCCGGGAAGCTAGACGCAAGACAGACCTTGACAATTACCCCCGGAGACCATTTTCTGACCTGCTTGCTGATCTTACCTTAAAACCCGATCGATATTTATCTCTAACGTCCAAGACCTACTATTCTTTTTATCTAAGCAAAGTCACGGAACATGAACACTATTTGACCCTAACATGGCCTGAAAAGATATCCGTCTGGTTCGGTCTGGATTTTCAGGAAAAAATCGATGAGTATAAACGTAAGCGTGAGAACAGACTTAAAATCTTAAATCTAGGTTCCCAGGTTGACTTTATTCCTAACTGGAGGGCCAGAATTTCCTATAGTAAAGACCTGGAACTTGACCAGGAACTTATGCGTTCGCTAACCCTTACTTACCTGCATCAATGCTTTACCCTGGACCTTATTTTTACCCGCACAGACTTTGAAGATCGCTACGAACTAAGACTCAACCTGCTCAATCTGGGCAGCATTGGAGGATAA
- the mutL gene encoding DNA mismatch repair endonuclease MutL, whose protein sequence is MPPELQNQIAAGEVVERPASVVKELIENSLDAQATRIIVKLEAGGQRLIQVQDNGHGITAQDLPLALTRHATSKLFSLNDLQAINSFGFRGEALPSIASVSHLTISSISSEQKEGHFVEVMFGRIIDEGPAAIPSGTKVKVENLLANVPARLKFLKKQTTEHKKCTDIFYRLSLANLDTDFELFSGSRSNLRFFSGESLVSRLQKIWPKKIVDGLKPFALETEGLHIHGLAGSPDTAQGRSERIYFYVNNRPVTDKLLLSALRQAYKGTLLSREFPQAVLFIDLPPDEVDVNVHPAKAEVRFRDEQFIFSRIVKAVGQIFITSIPVPELPKSNISPDSRPKTVQHLPLSPATQQNRSAEQPIEPFRSSEPEFVHDPVQDTYIQYSNFSGVSNAPLQSLNEPIYLGQIDKTYLLLKINNQFIILDQHAAHERILYEQNKRRGFKGVKKNLVLPIEIGLQPGEQKALTVNWPKLIQLGFVLEQVTPERVLIKAVPKDLNSGQAKEFLHTLLSREIDTLDQMWILMACRAAIKAGQELTNDEAMGLVDSWLACPNKDYCPHGRPVAIVLENRLLEKMFKRK, encoded by the coding sequence CTGCCTCCCGAACTACAGAATCAAATTGCGGCCGGAGAGGTGGTTGAGCGTCCGGCCAGCGTGGTCAAAGAACTCATTGAAAACAGCCTGGACGCTCAGGCCACAAGGATTATCGTCAAGTTAGAAGCAGGCGGACAAAGACTGATTCAGGTCCAGGATAATGGACATGGCATAACTGCGCAGGATTTACCCCTGGCCTTAACCCGTCATGCAACCAGCAAACTTTTTAGCTTAAATGATTTGCAGGCTATAAACAGTTTTGGTTTTCGCGGAGAAGCCCTGCCCAGCATAGCATCGGTCTCTCACCTGACCATCTCATCTATCAGCAGCGAACAAAAGGAAGGACATTTTGTAGAAGTTATGTTCGGCCGCATCATAGATGAAGGCCCGGCAGCTATTCCTTCCGGCACTAAAGTCAAAGTAGAGAACCTTTTGGCCAATGTTCCTGCCAGGCTGAAATTTCTAAAGAAGCAAACCACAGAACATAAAAAATGCACAGACATCTTTTACCGCTTAAGTTTGGCCAACCTGGATACTGACTTTGAACTTTTTTCCGGTTCTCGTTCCAACCTGAGATTTTTTTCGGGCGAATCACTTGTAAGTCGCCTGCAAAAAATCTGGCCAAAAAAAATTGTCGACGGATTAAAGCCGTTTGCATTGGAGACAGAAGGTCTGCACATTCATGGCCTTGCCGGTTCTCCTGACACGGCCCAAGGAAGGTCCGAGCGCATCTATTTTTATGTCAACAACAGGCCGGTCACGGATAAACTACTCCTGTCTGCCTTGAGACAAGCCTATAAAGGCACCCTTTTAAGCCGCGAATTTCCCCAAGCCGTGTTGTTTATTGACCTCCCACCAGATGAAGTGGATGTAAATGTACATCCGGCCAAAGCTGAGGTCAGATTCAGAGACGAACAATTTATTTTCTCTCGGATAGTCAAGGCCGTTGGACAAATTTTTATAACCAGCATCCCTGTACCTGAGCTTCCAAAATCTAATATATCTCCTGATTCCCGGCCCAAAACTGTCCAGCATCTCCCTCTAAGCCCCGCTACTCAACAAAACCGTTCAGCGGAACAACCAATAGAACCATTCCGGTCATCTGAGCCGGAGTTTGTTCACGACCCTGTACAAGACACTTATATTCAGTACTCAAATTTTTCAGGCGTATCCAATGCGCCCCTACAATCCTTAAATGAGCCCATTTACCTGGGACAGATAGACAAAACCTATTTGCTCCTGAAAATAAACAATCAATTCATAATTTTGGACCAGCACGCTGCCCATGAACGTATCCTCTACGAGCAAAACAAAAGAAGAGGCTTTAAAGGAGTCAAAAAAAACCTGGTTCTTCCGATAGAGATCGGTCTCCAGCCAGGGGAACAAAAGGCTCTGACTGTTAACTGGCCCAAACTCATCCAGCTTGGTTTTGTCCTGGAGCAGGTTACGCCTGAAAGAGTGCTTATAAAGGCTGTTCCAAAAGATTTAAACTCTGGCCAGGCCAAAGAGTTTTTGCATACCCTTTTAAGCAGGGAAATTGACACCCTGGATCAGATGTGGATCCTTATGGCATGTCGGGCAGCAATAAAAGCCGGGCAAGAACTAACCAATGACGAGGCCATGGGTTTGGTAGATTCATGGCTTGCATGTCCCAATAAAGACTATTGCCCTCATGGCCGGCCTGTGGCTATTGTGCTGGAAAACAGGCTGCTGGAAAAAATGTTTAAAAGAAAATAG
- the purD gene encoding phosphoribosylamine--glycine ligase translates to MNILVVGSGGREHALAWKIKQSPLVKKLYIAPGNGGTAQEGENVPISADDIPELVKFAQDKKIDLVVAGPELPLVLGLKNSLDKAGIPCFGPGAFAAQLEGSKAFAKSLMAEAEVPTADFKAFDDYIMAKEYLATQKPPIVIKADGLAAGKGVIIAETMEEAQKALEDMMVQKIFGAAGERVVIEEALTGEEASFLAFCDGHNIAFLPSSQDHKRIGENDTGPNTGGMGAYSPAPILPEDKFEETADLVIKPVIQHLEEMGHPFKGVLYAGLMITDSGPKVLEYNVRFGDPECQPLLMRLENDLVEVMLACVEGTLNKIPLKINPKHSMCVVLAAKGYPGSYAKGHEISGIEEADNLPGVKVFHAGTSLKNGQVITNGGRVLGVTALGDDLKQAKENAYAAVSKISFQDMYFRRDIGDKGLRYNE, encoded by the coding sequence ATGAATATCTTAGTAGTTGGTTCAGGTGGCCGGGAACATGCTCTGGCCTGGAAAATAAAGCAAAGCCCTTTGGTCAAAAAATTATATATAGCTCCGGGCAATGGTGGAACAGCACAAGAAGGAGAAAATGTACCCATAAGTGCTGATGATATTCCTGAACTGGTGAAATTTGCCCAGGACAAAAAAATTGACCTGGTAGTAGCCGGGCCTGAACTTCCCCTGGTTTTGGGGCTAAAAAACTCCTTGGACAAGGCTGGTATTCCCTGTTTTGGCCCTGGGGCTTTTGCCGCTCAATTGGAAGGCAGCAAGGCCTTTGCCAAATCACTTATGGCTGAAGCAGAGGTGCCAACGGCAGATTTTAAGGCCTTTGACGATTATATTATGGCCAAAGAATATCTCGCTACTCAAAAACCTCCCATCGTAATCAAGGCTGATGGCCTGGCCGCAGGCAAAGGCGTCATTATTGCCGAAACCATGGAAGAAGCCCAAAAAGCCCTGGAAGACATGATGGTCCAAAAAATATTTGGTGCCGCAGGCGAGAGGGTGGTCATTGAAGAAGCCCTCACGGGCGAAGAAGCTTCCTTCCTGGCCTTCTGTGATGGACACAACATTGCCTTCCTACCATCTTCACAGGATCACAAACGCATTGGTGAAAACGATACCGGTCCCAACACCGGCGGCATGGGTGCCTACAGTCCAGCCCCAATCTTGCCTGAAGATAAATTTGAAGAAACAGCAGATCTTGTAATCAAACCTGTCATTCAACACCTGGAGGAAATGGGCCACCCGTTTAAAGGCGTTCTCTATGCAGGTCTGATGATTACAGATTCCGGGCCAAAGGTCTTGGAGTATAATGTCCGTTTTGGTGATCCTGAATGTCAGCCTCTGCTTATGCGTCTCGAAAATGACCTGGTAGAGGTCATGCTGGCCTGCGTGGAAGGAACCCTAAATAAAATTCCGTTGAAAATTAACCCCAAACATAGCATGTGTGTTGTCCTGGCAGCCAAGGGATATCCGGGATCTTATGCCAAAGGACATGAAATATCAGGCATAGAAGAGGCAGACAACTTGCCGGGCGTAAAAGTTTTTCATGCCGGCACCAGCCTCAAGAATGGGCAGGTCATCACTAATGGTGGAAGGGTACTCGGAGTCACGGCCCTGGGCGATGATCTAAAGCAAGCCAAAGAAAATGCCTATGCAGCTGTCAGCAAAATAAGCTTTCAAGATATGTATTTCAGGCGGG